The following nucleotide sequence is from Bacteroidales bacterium.
CACGATTTCGGGACCATTACCGAAGAAGGCGGTCCGGTTACCTACCGGTTCGAATTCACCAATACGGGCGGAGCCCCTCTGATCATCAGCAACGTTACAACCTCCTGCGGATGCACAGCACCCTCGTGGTCGAAAGAACCTGTATTGCCCGGAGCAAAAGGTTTTGTGAGCGCCACCTATGACCCCAAAAACCGGCCCGGAAAATTTGAAAAAACCATCACCATTGTATCCAACGCCGAAAAATCTCCGGTTATTTTGCGCATCTCAGGCGAGGTAACAAGTAAACTACCCGGAATCGAAAACATGCTTCCGGTTAAAATTGGCAATCTGCGGTTGAGCTCCAATACAGTGAGCTTCGGCGATCTGAATTTCGGCGACCAGGACCGTAAGAGCCTTTATGTGATGAATACCGGAAGCTCCACTGTTCAGATTTCTTTTTCCGATGTACCAAAACACCTGTTGGTTATGCCCAATCCGGCGCAACTGAAACCGGGCGAGTCAGGCACCATTGACATCACCTATGAAACCGAACTGAAAAATGCCTGGGGCTTTGTTACAGACCGTTTTCAATTGCTGATCAACGGGAAAGCAGAGCCACTGAACCGGATTGTTGTAACAGCCAACATTAAGGAAGATTTTTCACGGCTTTCCCAGAGCGACATGGCTTCCGCACCGGTCATCTCAGCCGAAAAGGAAACATTCGACTTTGGAACCGTGAAACAGGGAACAAAAATTGAAGCCAGCTATGTGATAAAAAACACAGGCAAACGGGACCTGCTCATCCGGGATGTTCAGACATCCTGCGGATGCACGGTGGCAGTACCCGGCGACAAAATAGTAAAACCCGGAAAATCGACCACCATCAAAGCGGTATTTGACACCCGCGGGTATCACGGAACACAGAACAAGCTGGTTATGGTGATCAGCAACGACCCCAGGACGCCCAAGCTCACCTTATGGCTGAGGGGAACGGTAGAAAAATAAACCGCCATTCATTGGAAGAGAAGCCTATACAAGACAACGGTTCCGCCGCTCAGGAAAAAGGAGGCACAGGTGATGCTCCGGCCGTTAATCCTGAACTGGGAAAACTTATTCGCCACAGAAAACGGAAAACCTGGTCGCCGGATGAACTGGCCGAAGGAATACTGAAGGGAAATGTTCCTATGCTCAGCCGGGCCATTACCCTGGTGGAAAGCCATCATCCGCGGCATCAGGAAATGGCAGCCCAGCTGGTGGAAAAATGCCTTCCGTACGCGGGAAAATCCATACGCATAGGAATCACAGGCGTTCCGGGGGCCGGGAAAAGTACATTAATTGAAGCACTGGGCAACCGGATTGCTTCACCGGAGCAGAAACTGGCTGTTCTGGCAGTTGATCCCAGCAGCAGCCGTTCAGGCGGCAGTATTCTTGGCGATAAAACCAGAATGGAGCTTCTTTCGACCAATCCGTATGCATTTGTCCGGCCTTCCCCTTCAGGCGGCACCCTTGGCGGAGTAGCAAGGAAAACAAGGGAATCGGTCATTCTCTGCGAAGCGGCCGGATATTCGGTTATTTTCATCGAAACGGTGGGCGTAGGACAAAGTGAAACCATGGTCCATGGAATGACCGACTTCTTTCTGCTTGTGCTTATTCCCGGCGCCGGCGACGAACTTCAGGGCATGAAACGCGGCGTTGTTGAACTGGCCGATGCCGTGCTGGTGAACAAAGCCGATGGCGACAATGCCGGAAAAGCCGAACGCGCTGTGAGCGATTACGCTTCCGCCATGCATCTTCTTCCTCCCCACCCGGGGAAATGGACACCCC
It contains:
- the meaB gene encoding methylmalonyl Co-A mutase-associated GTPase MeaB; this encodes MAEGNGRKINRHSLEEKPIQDNGSAAQEKGGTGDAPAVNPELGKLIRHRKRKTWSPDELAEGILKGNVPMLSRAITLVESHHPRHQEMAAQLVEKCLPYAGKSIRIGITGVPGAGKSTLIEALGNRIASPEQKLAVLAVDPSSSRSGGSILGDKTRMELLSTNPYAFVRPSPSGGTLGGVARKTRESVILCEAAGYSVIFIETVGVGQSETMVHGMTDFFLLVLIPGAGDELQGMKRGVVELADAVLVNKADGDNAGKAERAVSDYASAMHLLPPHPGKWTPRVMACSAKTNAGIDVLWNTINEYITLTKANGYFETKRREQNLDWLQETILDLLQSEFYRHPGVASLLQKYTAEVAKNKITPYFAARHLMETYHQKK
- a CDS encoding DUF1573 domain-containing protein, producing MKRRILFALLIAGCFVAGLMAQSRRPFMSFDTDAHDFGTITEEGGPVTYRFEFTNTGGAPLIISNVTTSCGCTAPSWSKEPVLPGAKGFVSATYDPKNRPGKFEKTITIVSNAEKSPVILRISGEVTSKLPGIENMLPVKIGNLRLSSNTVSFGDLNFGDQDRKSLYVMNTGSSTVQISFSDVPKHLLVMPNPAQLKPGESGTIDITYETELKNAWGFVTDRFQLLINGKAEPLNRIVVTANIKEDFSRLSQSDMASAPVISAEKETFDFGTVKQGTKIEASYVIKNTGKRDLLIRDVQTSCGCTVAVPGDKIVKPGKSTTIKAVFDTRGYHGTQNKLVMVISNDPRTPKLTLWLRGTVEK